One genomic window of Neisseria sp. oral taxon 014 str. F0314 includes the following:
- a CDS encoding trehalase family glycosidase, translated as MRIRKTETLAALLAQEDTDGSNTITVDDTGPKSFTVKGEDGDTLQVDGTYYLANLLQEIWLGNGVLEPEKVFMKPLERVDCLMQNHYWHTLSRRMDADNILTVLSDEKRSSDKAYLYVPAADADGLAYYRSISAAHPQIEIVELPAPPFSDGLLTEIDRKPGLLALKYNSESGSPLPYVVPGGRFNEMYGWDSYFIGLGLMAHDRYDLAKGMLENTAYQIKYYGKMLNANRSYYLTRSQPPFYTPYLSAFYRRYRDRLPESWLDEHLGIAIDEYLDVWMNPQTHLFADIGLNRYFDEGRGRPKETETGHFDFILNRFAARHGISAQELEQTYDGGKIQDSELDRYFVHDRAMRESGHDTTTRLDDVCADTACVDLNAILYRVETDIAALLDDYYPQGFTRNGEIHTAAGWREKAQARRRAVRQYLWNEEHGTFYDYNVSRGSQNHFVSATNLFPLWAGLCSREQAEKTVKSQLSALLCRGGIASTAPISAEISGPERQWDYPYGWAPHQILIWEGLERYGFKEEMQRAAFAWVGMIIRATVEYNGLIPEKFNVEKGSHKTDVEYGNVGAIFDYVPQGGFGWTNASLVLGIARLTDAQKAELDALADKV; from the coding sequence ATGCGCATCCGCAAAACTGAAACCCTGGCCGCCCTGCTCGCCCAAGAAGACACCGACGGCAGCAACACCATCACCGTTGACGATACCGGCCCGAAGTCCTTCACCGTAAAAGGTGAAGACGGCGATACATTGCAAGTGGACGGCACCTACTATCTGGCCAACTTGTTGCAGGAAATCTGGCTCGGAAACGGGGTGCTCGAACCGGAAAAAGTGTTCATGAAACCGCTGGAGCGGGTGGACTGCCTGATGCAAAACCACTACTGGCACACCCTCAGCCGCCGGATGGACGCCGACAACATCCTGACCGTCTTGTCCGACGAGAAACGCAGTAGCGACAAAGCCTATCTGTATGTCCCCGCCGCCGATGCGGACGGGCTGGCGTACTACCGATCCATCAGTGCCGCCCATCCGCAAATCGAAATCGTCGAATTGCCCGCCCCGCCGTTTTCAGACGGCCTCTTGACGGAAATAGACCGCAAACCGGGCCTTTTGGCGTTGAAATACAATTCCGAAAGCGGCAGCCCGCTGCCTTACGTCGTCCCCGGCGGACGCTTCAACGAAATGTACGGCTGGGACAGCTACTTCATCGGCCTCGGACTGATGGCGCACGACCGTTACGACTTGGCCAAAGGCATGTTGGAAAACACCGCCTACCAAATCAAATACTACGGCAAAATGCTCAACGCCAACCGCAGCTACTATCTGACCCGTTCTCAGCCGCCGTTCTACACCCCTTATCTGAGCGCGTTTTACCGCCGCTACCGCGACCGCCTGCCTGAAAGCTGGCTGGACGAGCATTTGGGCATAGCCATCGACGAATACCTCGATGTATGGATGAACCCGCAAACCCACCTGTTCGCCGACATCGGGCTGAACCGATACTTCGACGAAGGCCGCGGCAGGCCGAAAGAAACCGAAACCGGACACTTCGATTTCATCCTGAACCGCTTTGCCGCGCGCCACGGCATTTCCGCGCAGGAATTGGAACAAACCTACGACGGAGGGAAAATCCAAGACTCGGAGCTGGACCGCTATTTCGTTCACGACCGCGCCATGCGCGAAAGCGGACACGACACCACCACGCGGCTGGACGACGTATGCGCCGATACCGCCTGCGTCGACCTGAACGCCATACTCTACCGCGTCGAAACCGACATCGCCGCCCTGCTGGACGACTACTATCCGCAAGGCTTTACCCGCAACGGCGAAATACATACCGCGGCAGGCTGGCGGGAAAAAGCGCAGGCGCGCCGCCGTGCCGTCCGGCAATATTTGTGGAACGAAGAACACGGCACCTTCTACGATTACAACGTCTCGCGCGGCAGCCAGAACCATTTTGTCTCCGCCACCAATCTGTTCCCGTTGTGGGCGGGGCTGTGCAGCCGCGAACAGGCGGAAAAAACCGTCAAAAGCCAGCTTTCCGCACTCCTGTGCCGTGGCGGCATCGCCTCCACCGCCCCGATAAGTGCGGAAATTTCCGGCCCTGAAAGGCAATGGGACTACCCCTACGGCTGGGCACCGCATCAAATCTTGATTTGGGAGGGGCTGGAACGTTACGGCTTCAAAGAAGAAATGCAGCGCGCCGCCTTCGCATGGGTAGGGATGATTATCCGCGCCACCGTAGAATACAACGGCCTGATACCCGAAAAATTCAACGTCGAAAAAGGTTCGCACAAAACCGACGTCGAATACGGCAATGTCGGCGCGATATTCGATTATGTCCCGCAGGGCGGCTTCGGCTGGACCAACGCGTCGCTGGTGCTGGGCATAGCCAGACTGACCGATGCGCAAAAGGCGGAACTGGACGCATTGGCCGATAAGGTCTGA
- a CDS encoding AI-2E family transporter, with the protein MYQKKARGAKPWIIMGCVIAALLWLLYALGDILTPFVIAAVLAYVLNPLVEWLQLKRFKRGAASMMVMVFALSVLLALTLIIVPMLINQFNNLVARLPQITAFVQNTLLPWLSRYAGRYIELDTQSIVGWLQSHTGELSGTLQKIMPEVMKQSGNVISGVSNLFLLPFLLYYFLLDWRRWSQGISKLVPRRFIDTYSRITGNMDEVLGEFLRGQLMVMLIMGVVYGVGLMLTGLDSGFAIGMIAGILVFIPYLGAFTGLLLATVAALLQFGTWHGLIMVWVVFGIGQFLESFIVTPKIVGDRIGLSPFWVIFSLMAFGQLMGFVGMLAGLPLAAVTLVLLREGAAAYFGSRFYKHK; encoded by the coding sequence ATGTATCAAAAGAAAGCGCGCGGTGCGAAGCCGTGGATTATTATGGGTTGCGTGATTGCGGCGCTATTGTGGCTGCTTTACGCGCTGGGCGACATCCTGACGCCGTTCGTCATCGCGGCAGTGCTGGCCTATGTGCTGAACCCGCTGGTGGAATGGCTGCAACTCAAGCGCTTCAAACGCGGGGCGGCGTCGATGATGGTGATGGTGTTCGCATTGTCGGTGCTGCTGGCTTTGACGCTGATTATCGTGCCGATGCTGATTAACCAGTTCAACAACCTCGTGGCACGGCTGCCGCAGATTACGGCTTTCGTGCAGAATACGCTGCTGCCGTGGCTGAGCCGGTATGCGGGCAGATATATCGAACTGGATACCCAGTCGATTGTAGGCTGGCTGCAATCGCATACGGGCGAGTTGAGCGGCACGCTGCAAAAAATCATGCCCGAAGTGATGAAGCAGAGCGGCAACGTCATCAGCGGCGTGAGCAACCTCTTCCTGCTGCCGTTTCTGCTGTATTACTTCCTGCTCGACTGGAGGCGCTGGTCGCAGGGCATCAGCAAACTGGTCCCCCGCCGCTTTATCGACACCTATTCGCGCATCACCGGCAATATGGACGAGGTTTTGGGCGAATTTTTGCGCGGGCAGTTGATGGTGATGCTGATTATGGGCGTGGTTTACGGTGTCGGGCTGATGCTGACCGGATTGGATTCGGGCTTCGCCATCGGCATGATTGCCGGTATTTTGGTGTTTATCCCGTATTTGGGCGCGTTTACCGGCCTCTTGCTGGCGACGGTTGCCGCTTTGCTGCAATTCGGCACATGGCACGGCCTGATTATGGTGTGGGTGGTGTTCGGCATCGGCCAGTTCCTCGAGAGCTTTATCGTTACTCCGAAAATCGTCGGCGACCGCATCGGCCTGTCGCCGTTCTGGGTCATCTTCTCTCTGATGGCTTTCGGACAACTCATGGGCTTCGTCGGTATGCTCGCCGGCCTGCCGCTTGCCGCCGTAACGCTGGTATTGCTGCGCGAGGGTGCGGCCGCCTACTTCGGCAGCCGTTTTTACAAACACAAATAA
- the pip gene encoding prolyl aminopeptidase has translation MHPICEPIRSGLLQVSGIHQIYWEESGNPDGLPVIFLHGGPGAGASPACRGFFNPDVFRIVIIDQRGCGRSLPYACTDDNTTWDLVADIEKVREMLGIRKWLVFGGSWGSTLSLAYAETHPERVAGLVLRGIFLCRPSETAWLDEAGGVSQIYPAQWQKFLAPVAEEKRGGLIAAYHEMLFGEDEAGRLKAAKAWADWESYLIRFEPQDVDEDAYQSLAIARLENHYFVNEGWLKGDKAILANTDKIRHIPTIIVQGRYDLCTPMQSAWELSQALPEAELRAVQAGHSAFDAPLAEALVRAVEDMEKRADWS, from the coding sequence ATGCACCCCATCTGCGAACCTATCCGCAGCGGCCTGCTGCAAGTATCGGGCATCCATCAAATCTACTGGGAAGAGTCCGGCAATCCCGACGGCCTGCCGGTCATCTTCCTGCACGGCGGCCCGGGCGCGGGCGCATCGCCTGCCTGCCGCGGCTTTTTCAATCCCGACGTGTTCCGCATCGTCATTATCGACCAGCGCGGCTGCGGCCGTTCGCTGCCTTACGCCTGCACCGATGACAACACGACTTGGGATTTGGTTGCCGACATCGAAAAAGTCCGCGAAATGCTGGGCATCCGAAAATGGCTGGTGTTCGGCGGCTCGTGGGGCAGCACCTTGTCGCTGGCGTATGCCGAAACCCATCCCGAACGCGTTGCCGGACTGGTGTTGCGCGGGATATTCCTGTGCAGGCCGTCTGAAACGGCGTGGCTGGACGAAGCGGGCGGCGTCAGCCAGATTTATCCGGCGCAATGGCAGAAATTCCTCGCCCCCGTTGCCGAAGAAAAACGCGGCGGCCTGATTGCGGCGTATCACGAAATGCTGTTCGGCGAAGACGAAGCAGGTCGTCTGAAAGCGGCTAAGGCTTGGGCGGACTGGGAAAGCTACCTGATCCGCTTCGAGCCGCAAGACGTCGATGAAGATGCCTACCAATCGCTCGCCATCGCCCGTTTGGAAAACCATTATTTCGTCAACGAAGGCTGGCTGAAAGGCGACAAAGCGATTTTGGCGAACACGGACAAAATCCGCCATATCCCGACCATCATCGTACAAGGGCGCTACGACTTATGCACACCCATGCAAAGCGCGTGGGAATTGTCGCAGGCGCTCCCCGAAGCCGAACTGCGCGCGGTTCAGGCGGGACACTCGGCATTTGACGCACCTTTGGCGGAAGCGTTGGTCAGGGCAGTGGAAGATATGGAAAAAAGGGCGGATTGGTCTTGA
- the yciA gene encoding acyl-CoA thioester hydrolase YciA, whose amino-acid sequence MPQNTELHTDPQGELLLRTVAMPRDTNPNQDIFGGWIMSQMDLGGGILAAEIAQGRIVTVAVQEMNFIRPVRVGNVVCCYGRCVHVGNTSLQLKIEVWVKTLMNDHLTENRQLVTEAVFTYVAIDAEGNTRPIPKEGNPKLAGLL is encoded by the coding sequence ATGCCTCAAAATACCGAATTGCACACCGACCCTCAAGGCGAATTGCTGCTGCGCACCGTCGCCATGCCGCGCGACACCAACCCGAACCAGGATATTTTCGGCGGCTGGATTATGTCGCAGATGGATTTGGGCGGCGGCATTCTGGCGGCCGAAATCGCACAAGGCCGCATCGTAACCGTGGCCGTGCAGGAAATGAATTTCATCCGTCCCGTCAGGGTAGGCAACGTCGTTTGCTGTTACGGCCGTTGCGTACACGTCGGCAATACCTCGCTGCAACTGAAAATCGAAGTCTGGGTCAAAACACTGATGAACGATCATCTTACGGAAAACCGCCAACTCGTTACCGAAGCCGTATTTACCTATGTCGCCATCGATGCGGAAGGCAATACGCGGCCGATTCCGAAAGAAGGCAATCCGAAGCTGGCGGGACTGCTGTAA
- a CDS encoding MFS transporter has product MKHFGIKLALFINYFVFAILLNSVGIVIKQSLANYGVTETEASILEAFKDLPIAIVSFFVASFLPKFGYKNSMLLALAVVFGACLYMYTGNSFTASKALFLCIGVAFAFIKVSVYSMIGLFTESKEQHNSFMSSIEGFFMVGIASAYFLFPAFFDGNNPDAWLRVYLLLAGLIAIAFFLLLFTKIDVAIPKSEGRLIDDFTGMIKLIALPLTIFFILSAFCFVMVEQGIMTWLPTFNERVLSLNDTLSVQMASILALSLAAGRFLAGQAVKKLHWLKIVSVCLLVAAAIVAFVLPQALNAGPRTIHAFSEIPAIGFIFPLIGLFIAPIYPLLSSATLSALPQRMHSSMTGLIVIFSALGGTLGSRIIGMLFQHVGGAQAFYFMLVPIAVLLVTLTLLNKFIKDYENAHPQN; this is encoded by the coding sequence ATGAAACATTTCGGCATTAAACTTGCGTTATTTATCAACTACTTCGTATTCGCCATCCTACTCAACAGCGTCGGCATCGTTATCAAACAATCCTTGGCCAATTACGGTGTTACGGAAACAGAAGCCAGCATTCTGGAAGCCTTCAAAGACCTGCCGATTGCCATCGTTTCGTTTTTCGTGGCTTCGTTCCTGCCGAAATTCGGTTATAAAAACAGTATGCTGTTGGCCTTGGCCGTGGTATTCGGCGCATGTCTGTATATGTACACCGGCAACAGTTTCACCGCTTCGAAGGCGCTGTTCCTCTGCATCGGTGTCGCATTCGCCTTTATCAAGGTATCGGTTTATTCAATGATAGGCCTCTTTACCGAGAGCAAAGAGCAACACAACAGTTTCATGAGTTCCATCGAAGGTTTTTTTATGGTCGGCATCGCGTCAGCCTATTTCCTATTCCCCGCTTTTTTCGACGGAAACAATCCTGATGCGTGGCTGCGGGTTTATCTGCTGCTGGCAGGGCTGATTGCCATTGCGTTTTTCCTGCTGTTGTTTACCAAAATCGATGTGGCGATTCCGAAATCGGAAGGCAGGCTGATTGACGATTTCACGGGGATGATCAAACTTATCGCCCTGCCCCTGACGATTTTCTTCATCTTGAGCGCGTTCTGCTTTGTGATGGTCGAACAGGGCATCATGACGTGGCTGCCGACTTTCAACGAACGCGTTTTGTCTTTGAACGACACCCTGAGCGTGCAAATGGCGAGCATCTTGGCGCTTTCCCTGGCCGCCGGACGTTTTCTGGCCGGACAGGCGGTCAAGAAGCTGCACTGGTTGAAAATCGTCTCCGTGTGCCTTTTGGTTGCCGCCGCCATCGTGGCGTTTGTCCTGCCCCAGGCCCTCAACGCCGGCCCCCGCACTATCCATGCGTTCAGCGAAATTCCCGCCATTGGTTTTATCTTCCCGCTCATCGGCCTGTTTATCGCGCCGATTTATCCGCTTTTAAGCTCAGCCACCCTGTCTGCCCTGCCGCAACGGATGCACAGCTCCATGACCGGCCTGATTGTGATTTTTTCCGCACTGGGCGGCACGCTCGGTTCGCGTATCATCGGCATGTTGTTCCAGCATGTCGGCGGTGCACAGGCCTTTTATTTCATGCTGGTGCCGATAGCCGTCTTACTGGTTACGCTGACGCTGCTGAACAAATTTATCAAGGATTATGAAAATGCGCATCCGCAAAACTGA
- the mog gene encoding molybdopterin adenylyltransferase, whose amino-acid sequence MPDTVTIGLVSTSDRASGGIYPDEGIPSLKAWLAKAVRNPVRFIEALVPDEQAEIEAALKKMADGDRCDLIFTTGGTGPAPRDVTPEATLNVVEKEMPGFGEQMRQISLYYVPTAILSRQTAGIRGKCLIVNLPGRPKAIAETLGGVRGEDGGIKVHGLFSAIPYCIDLIGGPFIETDETVSKAFRPQRK is encoded by the coding sequence ATGCCCGACACCGTAACCATCGGCCTCGTTTCCACCAGTGACCGCGCCAGCGGCGGCATCTATCCGGACGAAGGTATCCCCTCGCTCAAAGCATGGCTGGCAAAAGCCGTCAGAAACCCCGTCCGCTTCATCGAGGCCCTCGTTCCCGACGAACAGGCCGAAATCGAAGCCGCGCTGAAAAAAATGGCCGACGGCGACCGCTGTGACCTCATCTTCACCACCGGCGGCACAGGCCCCGCACCCCGCGACGTTACCCCAGAAGCCACCTTGAACGTCGTCGAAAAAGAAATGCCCGGTTTCGGCGAACAAATGCGCCAAATCAGCCTGTATTACGTCCCCACCGCCATCCTTTCGCGCCAAACCGCAGGCATACGCGGCAAGTGCCTTATCGTCAACCTGCCCGGCCGCCCCAAAGCCATCGCCGAAACCCTCGGCGGCGTGCGCGGCGAAGACGGCGGCATCAAAGTGCACGGCCTGTTCAGCGCCATTCCCTACTGCATCGACCTTATCGGCGGCCCTTTCATCGAAACCGACGAAACCGTCAGCAAGGCGTTCAGGCCGCAACGGAAATAA
- a CDS encoding acetyltransferase, whose protein sequence is MLTPRKKLAVVGAGGHGKVVAATAMAARWTKIVFLDDKARGEVFGLPVIGGTDLLGMSLRPAEYDLAIAVGSNDVRAHLHRRFVAMGFNQPVIVHPTAVIAPNVEIGAGSVVFAQAVVQPDSRIGEGAIINTAATVDHDCRLGGFVHISPGVHLAGGTQVGNGAWVGIGACTRQQIRIGKNAVVGAGAVVVKDISDGLTVAGNPAKPLIRPSEN, encoded by the coding sequence ATGTTGACACCCCGTAAGAAGCTCGCCGTCGTCGGCGCGGGCGGGCACGGCAAAGTTGTCGCCGCCACAGCGATGGCCGCCCGCTGGACGAAAATCGTTTTTCTCGATGACAAAGCCAGAGGCGAAGTGTTCGGTCTGCCGGTTATCGGCGGTACCGACCTGCTCGGTATGAGTCTGCGGCCGGCCGAATATGACTTGGCAATCGCCGTCGGCAGCAACGACGTACGCGCGCATCTGCACCGCCGTTTCGTCGCCATGGGTTTTAACCAGCCGGTCATCGTTCATCCGACCGCCGTCATCGCTCCCAATGTCGAAATCGGTGCGGGCAGTGTGGTGTTCGCGCAGGCTGTCGTCCAGCCCGACAGCCGCATCGGCGAAGGCGCCATCATCAATACCGCGGCCACTGTCGATCACGACTGCCGGCTGGGCGGTTTCGTCCACATCAGCCCGGGCGTGCATCTGGCGGGCGGCACGCAGGTCGGCAACGGCGCGTGGGTCGGCATAGGCGCGTGCACCCGCCAACAGATACGCATCGGTAAAAACGCCGTTGTCGGCGCGGGCGCGGTGGTGGTCAAAGATATTTCAGACGGCCTGACGGTGGCGGGCAATCCGGCCAAACCCTTAATCAGGCCGTCTGAAAACTGA
- a CDS encoding S-methyl-5'-thioinosine phosphorylase — translation MLAIIGGSGLARLPELTITDRRIVRTPYGLTSSPILFGRLGGLDIVFLARHGFGHTIAPHEINYRANIWALHSIGAENIIAVSAVTSINRELENGSLVMPHDLIDYTHGRKSTFFEGQEQAVVHTDFACPYSAELRTTLLEHVGSHGTYVYSEAVYGCTQGPRLATHAEVRRYRNDGVDVLGMTGMPEAVLARELNIGYAHFCGIIGMSCITNNGNGRPDFCQTESHQAIEKIRRLLIDL, via the coding sequence ATGTTAGCCATTATCGGCGGCAGCGGCCTTGCCCGACTGCCCGAACTCACCATTACCGACCGCCGCATCGTGCGCACGCCCTACGGCCTGACCAGCAGCCCCATCCTGTTCGGCAGGCTGGGCGGGCTTGACATCGTCTTTCTCGCACGGCACGGCTTCGGCCATACCATCGCCCCGCACGAAATCAACTACCGCGCCAATATCTGGGCGCTGCATTCCATAGGCGCGGAAAACATCATCGCCGTATCGGCCGTTACCAGCATCAACCGCGAACTCGAAAACGGTTCGCTGGTGATGCCGCACGACCTCATCGACTACACCCACGGCCGCAAAAGCACATTCTTCGAAGGGCAGGAACAGGCCGTCGTCCATACCGATTTCGCCTGCCCCTACTCTGCCGAACTGCGCACCACGCTGCTCGAACACGTCGGCAGCCACGGCACTTACGTTTACAGTGAAGCCGTATACGGCTGCACGCAGGGTCCGCGCCTCGCCACCCATGCCGAAGTGCGCCGCTACCGTAACGACGGCGTGGACGTTTTAGGCATGACCGGAATGCCCGAAGCCGTTTTGGCACGCGAGCTCAACATCGGCTACGCCCATTTCTGCGGCATCATCGGCATGAGCTGCATCACCAACAACGGCAACGGCCGTCCCGATTTCTGCCAAACCGAATCCCATCAGGCCATCGAAAAAATCCGCCGCCTGCTCATCGACTTATAG
- a CDS encoding DUF6796 family protein, with protein MQNQNEASVGVWPSETAVSRLSLLLWAGITAAVCWSVADMLLVGFVQTPERYPLLSQTLAPQLDGLVDFAVLMQAGSPERLLWGVLPATFSAALYLAAAFGVYRLMRPGRTARVGFAVLFFGYALSPLGHAGFYFTGMAAKVLLNAAPDDYPPLLALFRHFYRMLAVHWMASVGSIAAGWLLLLIQTLRRRTLLPRAAAWCNPLPVGTVIAVSCSLFPQSPVAAALGGATFNLAQLVFFVCAAACVRRRGMGMQPG; from the coding sequence ATGCAAAATCAAAATGAAGCATCCGTTGGGGTTTGGCCGTCTGAAACCGCTGTTTCCCGACTTTCTCTGCTGCTTTGGGCGGGAATTACAGCGGCGGTGTGCTGGAGCGTTGCCGATATGCTGCTGGTCGGATTTGTGCAGACGCCGGAACGTTATCCCCTGCTTTCGCAGACGCTGGCGCCGCAGTTGGACGGGTTGGTGGATTTTGCCGTGCTGATGCAGGCCGGTTCGCCCGAGCGGCTGCTGTGGGGCGTGTTGCCGGCGACGTTTTCTGCGGCGCTGTATCTGGCGGCGGCATTCGGCGTTTACCGGCTGATGCGGCCCGGACGTACGGCCAGGGTCGGTTTTGCAGTGTTGTTTTTCGGATATGCGCTGTCGCCTTTGGGACATGCCGGTTTCTATTTCACGGGTATGGCCGCCAAAGTGCTGCTGAATGCCGCGCCGGACGATTATCCGCCACTGTTGGCGTTGTTCCGCCATTTTTACCGGATGCTGGCGGTGCACTGGATGGCTTCGGTCGGTTCGATTGCGGCAGGATGGCTGCTGTTGCTGATACAAACGCTGCGCCGCAGGACGCTGCTTCCGCGTGCCGCCGCGTGGTGCAATCCGTTGCCGGTAGGAACGGTTATCGCGGTTTCGTGCAGCCTGTTTCCGCAATCGCCTGTTGCCGCCGCGCTTGGCGGGGCGACGTTTAATCTGGCGCAGTTGGTGTTTTTTGTTTGTGCGGCGGCGTGTGTCCGCAGGCGGGGAATGGGGATGCAGCCGGGCTGA
- the purM gene encoding phosphoribosylformylglycinamidine cyclo-ligase, whose product MSTPLSYRDAGVDIDAGDQLVENIKPFAKRTMRPEVLGDLGGFGALVEISKKYKNPVLVSGTDGVGTKLKLAFDWDKHDTVGIDLVAMSVNDILVQGAEPLFFLDYFACGKLDVARATDVIKGIAQGCEESGCALIGGETAEMPGMYPEGEYDLAGFAVGVVEKERVINGRSIKAGDIVLGLASNGAHSNGYSLVRKIIARDNPDLDAEFDNGKTLRETIIAPTRLYVKPILAALEKFTIKGMAHITGGGITENVPRILPENTVAQIDAKAWELPKLFQWLQQAGNVETQEMYRTFNCGIGMAVVIAEEDADAVQAFLTEQGETVYRLGIIRVRNGDEHQTQVA is encoded by the coding sequence ATGAGCACTCCACTCAGCTACCGCGACGCAGGCGTCGACATCGACGCCGGCGACCAATTGGTCGAAAACATCAAACCTTTTGCCAAACGCACCATGCGTCCCGAAGTGTTGGGTGATTTGGGCGGCTTCGGCGCATTGGTCGAAATCAGCAAAAAATACAAAAATCCCGTGCTCGTCAGCGGCACCGACGGCGTGGGCACCAAGCTCAAACTCGCCTTCGATTGGGACAAACACGACACCGTCGGCATCGACCTTGTCGCCATGAGCGTCAACGACATTTTGGTTCAAGGCGCGGAACCTTTGTTCTTCCTCGACTATTTCGCCTGCGGCAAACTCGACGTCGCCCGCGCTACCGACGTGATTAAAGGCATCGCCCAAGGCTGCGAAGAATCCGGCTGCGCCCTCATCGGCGGCGAAACCGCCGAAATGCCCGGCATGTATCCCGAAGGCGAATACGACTTGGCGGGCTTTGCCGTCGGTGTGGTCGAAAAAGAGCGCGTCATCAACGGCCGCAGCATCAAAGCGGGCGACATCGTGTTGGGTCTGGCTTCCAACGGCGCCCATTCCAACGGCTATTCCCTCGTCCGCAAAATCATCGCCCGCGACAATCCCGATTTGGACGCCGAGTTCGACAACGGCAAAACCCTGCGCGAAACCATCATCGCCCCAACCCGCCTGTATGTGAAACCCATCCTCGCCGCTTTGGAAAAATTCACCATCAAAGGCATGGCGCACATCACCGGCGGCGGCATCACCGAAAACGTGCCGCGTATCCTGCCGGAAAACACCGTCGCCCAAATCGACGCCAAAGCATGGGAATTGCCCAAGCTGTTCCAATGGCTGCAACAGGCAGGCAACGTGGAAACGCAAGAAATGTACCGCACCTTCAACTGCGGCATCGGCATGGCGGTCGTGATTGCCGAAGAAGATGCCGACGCGGTGCAGGCATTCTTAACCGAACAAGGCGAAACCGTTTACCGTTTGGGCATTATCCGCGTGCGAAACGGCGACGAACATCAGACACAGGTTGCCTGA
- a CDS encoding TIGR02117 family protein yields MKKRYKAALFLPAAAAAYFLAAWTLSSFRVNDRQSGGEITLFLVSNGTHVDVVMPLKNNIFDWTQTVSPADSGLGDSGTEYIGLGWGERNFYLNTPSWGDLTVPTALRALSGFNRTLIHATYYPSEPAENENTVRFSASPEQYRRLAAALRDGFRLQNGRAVAVAGAHYHSNDAFYEAEGRYHLFNTCNTWLNGKLTRSGMKGVVWTPFAGPLLDSYR; encoded by the coding sequence ATGAAAAAACGCTATAAAGCCGCATTATTCCTGCCGGCCGCTGCCGCCGCTTATTTTCTGGCGGCATGGACGCTGTCGTCGTTCCGCGTCAACGACAGGCAGTCCGGCGGGGAAATTACGCTGTTCCTCGTCAGTAACGGCACTCATGTCGACGTTGTGATGCCGTTGAAAAACAACATATTCGACTGGACGCAAACCGTCAGCCCCGCCGACAGCGGTTTGGGCGATTCCGGAACGGAATATATCGGTTTGGGCTGGGGCGAACGCAATTTTTATCTGAACACGCCAAGCTGGGGCGATCTGACCGTCCCGACCGCACTGCGCGCCCTGAGCGGCTTCAACCGAACCCTGATTCACGCCACCTACTACCCGTCCGAACCCGCCGAAAACGAAAACACCGTCAGATTCTCCGCCTCTCCCGAACAATACCGGCGGCTGGCCGCAGCGTTGCGCGACGGCTTCCGGCTGCAAAACGGCCGCGCGGTGGCCGTCGCCGGCGCGCATTACCACTCGAACGACGCATTTTATGAAGCCGAAGGCCGCTACCACCTTTTCAATACCTGCAATACCTGGCTAAACGGCAAACTCACCCGCAGCGGCATGAAAGGCGTGGTGTGGACGCCGTTTGCCGGCCCTTTGCTGGACAGTTACCGCTGA